One Parageobacillus sp. KH3-4 genomic region harbors:
- a CDS encoding FTR1 family protein: MEVQALLITFREALEALLIVGIITSYLKRVDHQEYTKYVWLGAGLAILASVGVAILFQVVFTGFAAMGSEAYLKIGIMFVSAVLLTQMVFWMAEHSRDMKKSVEGKMDQFITTGNVIGMVIHSFLVVLREGVETVFFFAAITHGNIGAAMQGWGAATGIAIAVIVSYLFFKGTMRIPLKTFFKVTGAFIVLIAAGLLVQGISMLQDLNIIGSVMPHVYDLTWLLPEHPIDYEHYLRDHGVAPVFSGEVGVFLKALFGYSSMPSLEEIIAYIGYFVVVYVLVTSRNTNKKNAVQTKTAVQALEPKEKRVM, encoded by the coding sequence ATGGAAGTTCAAGCGCTGCTGATTACGTTCCGCGAAGCGCTCGAGGCGCTGCTGATTGTCGGCATTATTACATCCTATTTAAAACGCGTCGACCATCAAGAATATACGAAATACGTGTGGCTCGGCGCAGGATTGGCGATTTTGGCGAGCGTTGGGGTCGCGATTCTTTTCCAAGTTGTGTTCACCGGTTTTGCCGCGATGGGAAGCGAAGCGTATTTAAAGATCGGCATTATGTTTGTTTCCGCAGTTTTGTTGACGCAAATGGTCTTTTGGATGGCCGAGCATAGCCGCGATATGAAAAAAAGCGTCGAAGGAAAAATGGATCAATTTATTACTACGGGCAATGTCATCGGCATGGTCATTCATTCGTTTTTGGTCGTGCTCCGCGAAGGAGTCGAAACGGTCTTTTTCTTTGCCGCGATTACGCACGGCAACATCGGTGCGGCGATGCAAGGATGGGGAGCGGCGACGGGAATTGCGATTGCGGTGATCGTCAGCTATCTTTTTTTCAAAGGAACGATGCGCATTCCGCTAAAGACGTTCTTTAAAGTAACGGGAGCGTTCATCGTTTTGATTGCCGCGGGCTTACTTGTCCAAGGCATTTCGATGCTTCAAGATTTAAACATCATCGGCAGCGTGATGCCGCACGTTTATGATTTAACATGGCTGCTTCCGGAACATCCGATTGATTATGAACATTATCTCCGCGATCACGGCGTTGCGCCTGTCTTTTCAGGAGAGGTCGGCGTGTTTTTGAAAGCGCTCTTCGGCTATTCGTCCATGCCGTCGCTTGAAGAAATCATCGCTTATATTGGATATTTTGTCGTCGTTTATGTATTAGTGACGAGCCGCAATACGAATAAAAAAAATGCGGTGCAAACAAAAACAGCCGTTCAAGCGCTTGAACCAAAAGAGAAAAGGGTGATGTAA
- a CDS encoding nucleoporin-interacting protein translates to MKHLGNNRLLSYFSLCILFSLLLAEIRYASPYAATWDQVDFALALDRYDLLAMQPHFPGYPYFVLGGIFIHVFVDNPAKALSIFNVIALFSATIPIVLLLKNHFPTPMSLFISALIQSASYVMVIAGQPMSDGAALAVLWWYFWSIELARKRDAWWMQLLPLAFFSLLMGIRLSYAPFAVAILCLWYEDWKKHRSVGRLGCFLTAAAFFQFIWIAAVAVAEGSFHSFFKLALSFTGGHFEEWGGTAASDIQPLWERVIHFLFYNILWTGIASQNVILLFLYIVAWAAIWRMRKSMFPRWLLVSGFAYFLWALFAQNIEKPRHILPLIHLVLFYGWTCYIRNHMSMYRWSIAVAVLAVQFVTGTWHLREQALQLPATYQLAYDLQKSKEKFVLYTWEETRVLQYLDVDFPHKDVLHFSFFLQDKANYRHVKIYMTDHVVKGFQKQGVSLSRHVRKVKTYRSSTLSDPVYGNITLYEWLN, encoded by the coding sequence CTGAAACATTTAGGAAATAACCGGCTTTTGTCGTATTTCAGTTTATGTATTTTATTTAGCCTGCTGCTTGCGGAAATTCGTTACGCCAGCCCTTACGCGGCGACATGGGATCAAGTCGATTTTGCCTTGGCATTAGACCGTTATGATTTATTGGCGATGCAGCCGCATTTTCCGGGGTATCCATATTTCGTGTTGGGCGGCATATTTATTCATGTGTTTGTTGACAATCCGGCCAAAGCGCTATCCATCTTTAATGTCATTGCTTTGTTTTCGGCAACGATCCCGATCGTTCTCCTGTTAAAAAATCATTTCCCGACTCCCATGTCATTGTTCATTAGCGCGCTTATCCAATCGGCAAGCTATGTGATGGTCATTGCGGGCCAGCCGATGTCGGACGGGGCGGCGCTGGCGGTGCTGTGGTGGTATTTTTGGTCCATCGAATTGGCGAGAAAACGCGATGCATGGTGGATGCAGCTTCTTCCGCTTGCCTTTTTTAGCTTATTGATGGGAATCCGCTTGTCGTATGCTCCATTTGCGGTCGCGATCTTATGCTTATGGTATGAAGATTGGAAAAAACATCGCAGTGTCGGCCGACTCGGGTGCTTTTTGACAGCAGCGGCCTTTTTCCAATTTATTTGGATAGCTGCGGTCGCGGTGGCGGAAGGAAGCTTCCATTCCTTTTTCAAGCTGGCTCTCTCGTTTACGGGCGGCCATTTCGAGGAATGGGGGGGGACGGCAGCAAGTGACATACAGCCGTTATGGGAGCGAGTGATTCATTTTTTGTTTTATAATATTTTATGGACAGGAATAGCAAGCCAAAACGTGATCCTGCTTTTTTTGTATATCGTGGCATGGGCGGCGATATGGCGGATGAGGAAATCCATGTTTCCCCGCTGGCTTCTCGTTTCCGGATTTGCGTATTTTCTTTGGGCGCTATTTGCCCAAAACATTGAGAAGCCGCGGCACATTCTCCCCCTTATTCATCTCGTTTTATTTTACGGATGGACATGCTATATCCGCAATCATATGTCTATGTATCGTTGGAGTATCGCAGTGGCTGTGTTAGCTGTGCAATTCGTAACGGGAACATGGCATCTGCGCGAACAAGCGCTACAGTTGCCAGCAACGTACCAGTTAGCGTATGATTTACAAAAAAGCAAAGAGAAATTCGTTTTGTATACATGGGAAGAAACGCGTGTGCTCCAATACCTCGATGTGGATTTTCCGCATAAAGATGTGCTGCACTTTTCATTTTTTTTACAGGACAAGGCGAACTATCGGCATGTTAAAATTTATATGACTGATCATGTGGTCAAAGGATTTCAAAAGCAAGGGGTTTCCCTTTCTCGTCATGTGCGGAAAGTGAAAACGTATCGTTCCAGCACACTGTCAGATCCGGTGTACGGAAACATTACGCTGTATGAATGGCTGAATTAA
- the uvrC gene encoding excinuclease ABC subunit UvrC, which translates to MHDHLKEKLAVLPEQPGCYLMKDKNGTVIYVGKAKVLKNRVRSYFTGTHDGKTQRLVNEIADFEYIVTSSNVEALILEMNLIKKYDPKYNVMLKDDKSYPFIKITAEKHPRLIITRKVKKDGGKYFGPYPNVQAANETKKLLDRIYPLRKCSTMPNRVCLYYHMGQCLAPCVHPVSEQQNKEIVEQIVRFLNGGYKEVKEELAEKMRKAAEALEFERAKEYRDQIAHIEATMEKQKMVINDFVDRDVFGYAYDKGWMCVQVFFIRQGKLIERDVSMFPMYQDPDEELLTFLGQFYAKANHFKPKEVILPVDIDGELAEQLLEVTVVQPKRGKKKELVDLASKNAAIALKEKFYLIERDEERTIKAVENLGKMLGIPTPHRIEAFDNSNIHGTDPVSAMVVFIDGKPEKKEYRKYKVKTVEGPDDYGSMREVVRRRYTRVLKEKLPLPDLIIIDGGKGHLAAVRDVLENELGLDIPLAGLAKDDKHRTSELIMGDPPQIVPLERNSQEFYLLQRIQDEVHRFAVTFHRQTRGKTMLRSLLDDIPGVGEKRKKALLKHFGSIKNMKEATVEELQKANIPRSVAEKIYEKLRE; encoded by the coding sequence ATGCATGATCACTTAAAAGAAAAATTAGCCGTGCTCCCGGAGCAGCCGGGATGTTACTTGATGAAAGATAAAAATGGCACCGTCATATACGTCGGCAAAGCAAAAGTGCTGAAAAACCGCGTGCGTTCGTATTTTACCGGCACGCATGACGGAAAAACGCAGCGGCTCGTCAACGAAATTGCCGATTTTGAATATATCGTCACTTCTTCGAATGTCGAAGCGCTTATTTTAGAAATGAACTTAATCAAAAAGTATGATCCGAAATATAACGTGATGCTTAAGGATGACAAAAGCTATCCGTTTATCAAGATTACCGCCGAAAAGCATCCTCGCCTAATCATTACACGAAAAGTGAAAAAAGACGGTGGAAAATATTTCGGACCGTATCCGAACGTGCAGGCGGCAAACGAAACGAAGAAACTGTTAGATCGCATTTATCCGCTGCGCAAATGTTCGACTATGCCGAACCGCGTCTGTTTATATTATCACATGGGGCAATGTCTTGCGCCGTGCGTGCATCCGGTGTCCGAACAGCAAAATAAAGAAATCGTTGAGCAAATTGTCCGCTTTTTAAACGGCGGGTATAAAGAAGTGAAAGAAGAGCTTGCGGAAAAGATGAGGAAAGCGGCCGAAGCGCTCGAATTTGAAAGGGCGAAAGAATACCGCGATCAAATCGCCCATATTGAAGCGACGATGGAAAAACAAAAGATGGTCATCAATGATTTCGTTGATCGCGATGTGTTCGGCTATGCGTATGACAAAGGCTGGATGTGTGTGCAAGTATTTTTCATTCGTCAAGGAAAACTGATTGAGCGCGATGTATCGATGTTTCCGATGTATCAAGACCCGGATGAAGAGCTCCTCACATTTTTAGGACAATTTTATGCAAAAGCGAACCACTTTAAGCCGAAAGAAGTCATTTTGCCTGTCGACATTGACGGGGAGCTTGCCGAGCAGTTACTGGAAGTAACGGTCGTTCAGCCGAAAAGAGGAAAGAAAAAGGAACTTGTCGATTTGGCGAGCAAAAACGCGGCAATTGCTTTAAAAGAAAAATTTTACTTAATCGAGCGGGACGAAGAACGGACGATCAAAGCGGTCGAAAACTTAGGAAAAATGTTGGGGATTCCGACGCCGCATCGCATTGAGGCGTTTGATAACTCCAACATTCATGGCACCGATCCTGTTTCGGCAATGGTCGTGTTTATCGATGGAAAACCGGAGAAAAAAGAGTACCGCAAATACAAAGTCAAAACGGTGGAGGGACCGGATGACTATGGATCGATGCGCGAGGTGGTGCGGAGGCGCTATACGCGTGTGCTGAAAGAAAAGCTTCCGCTTCCCGATTTAATTATTATTGACGGCGGAAAAGGACATTTAGCTGCGGTAAGGGATGTGCTTGAAAACGAATTAGGGCTTGATATTCCGCTTGCCGGGCTTGCAAAAGATGATAAGCACCGCACATCCGAGTTAATCATGGGCGATCCGCCGCAAATCGTTCCATTAGAGCGAAACAGTCAAGAGTTTTATTTATTGCAACGCATTCAAGATGAGGTGCATCGGTTTGCGGTGACATTTCATCGGCAAACGCGCGGAAAAACGATGTTGCGCTCTTTGCTGGATGACATCCCTGGCGTTGGGGAAAAGCGGAAAAAAGCGTTGTTAAAGCATTTCGGGTCCATTAAAAACATGAAGGAAGCGACGGTGGAAGAATTGCAAAAAGCGAACATTCCGCGCTCCGTCGCCGAAAAAATTTATGAGAAATTGCGAGAATAA
- a CDS encoding aspartate kinase, whose translation MGIIVQKFGGTSVGSIERIQHVANRVVEEAKKGNQVVVVVSAMGKTTDELVNLAKQISHHPNKREMDMLLSTGEQVSIALLAMALYEKGYKAVSLTGWQAGITTEEMHGNARIMNIDTARIRRHLDEGAIVIVAGFQGVTETGEITTLGRGGSDTTAVALAAALKADKCDIYTDVTGVFTTDPRYVKTARKIKEISYDEMLELANLGAGVLHPRAVEFAKNYEVPLEVRSSMENESGTIVREEVSMEQHLIVRGIAFEDQVTKVTVYGIQNSLYTLPTIFTALANRGINVDIIIQSATNSEEASVSFSIHTQDLPEALQVLQSLEGANVQYESGLAKVSIVGSGMISNPGVAAKMFKILANRGIEIKMVSTSEIKISTVIDEENMVRAVEALHEAFELADEAKEAHAK comes from the coding sequence GTGGGAATTATTGTACAAAAATTTGGCGGAACGTCTGTTGGTTCGATCGAAAGAATTCAACATGTGGCGAATCGGGTCGTTGAGGAAGCAAAAAAGGGAAATCAAGTCGTCGTCGTTGTTTCAGCGATGGGAAAAACAACCGATGAACTTGTCAACTTAGCGAAACAAATTTCCCATCATCCGAACAAGCGCGAAATGGATATGCTTCTTTCGACGGGAGAACAAGTGAGCATTGCGCTGCTTGCAATGGCGCTTTATGAAAAAGGATACAAGGCCGTTTCGTTAACGGGATGGCAAGCGGGAATTACGACGGAAGAAATGCATGGCAATGCCCGCATTATGAACATTGACACGGCGAGAATCCGCCGCCATCTCGATGAAGGAGCGATTGTGATCGTTGCGGGATTTCAAGGGGTGACGGAAACAGGGGAAATTACCACGCTCGGACGCGGCGGCTCCGATACGACGGCGGTGGCGCTGGCGGCAGCGCTAAAAGCAGACAAGTGCGATATTTATACGGACGTAACCGGCGTGTTTACGACAGATCCGCGTTATGTAAAAACGGCAAGAAAAATAAAAGAGATTTCTTATGATGAAATGCTTGAGTTAGCCAACTTAGGGGCGGGAGTGCTGCATCCGCGCGCCGTTGAATTCGCGAAAAATTATGAAGTGCCGCTCGAAGTGCGTTCGAGCATGGAAAACGAAAGCGGAACGATCGTAAGGGAGGAAGTTTCAATGGAACAGCATTTAATCGTGCGAGGAATCGCGTTTGAAGATCAAGTAACGAAAGTGACAGTATATGGAATCCAAAATAGTTTATATACATTGCCGACTATTTTTACAGCGCTTGCCAATCGCGGCATCAATGTAGATATCATTATTCAGAGCGCCACTAACTCAGAAGAAGCGTCCGTTTCTTTTTCGATTCACACTCAAGACCTACCAGAAGCGCTTCAAGTATTGCAATCTTTGGAAGGAGCGAACGTGCAATACGAAAGCGGTTTGGCCAAAGTGTCGATCGTCGGCTCCGGCATGATTTCCAATCCGGGAGTAGCCGCGAAAATGTTTAAAATTTTGGCGAATAGAGGAATTGAAATAAAAATGGTCAGCACATCGGAAATTAAAATTTCCACAGTGATTGACGAAGAAAACATGGTACGAGCAGTTGAAGCGCTTCATGAAGCGTTCGAACTCGCCGATGAAGCGAAAGAGGCGCACGCAAAATGA
- a CDS encoding YslB family protein codes for MKLPSLEEQYKALEDIHISAFGSELIRQILLPELLGKETANILYWAGKSLARRYPLETMPDIIAFFEKAGWGALSIVEERSDELHVELTGPIITARFALHENCTFQLEAGFLAQQIEHQKRRVAEAFEQQKKRVNKVLIIIKWDRKDEING; via the coding sequence GTGAAACTACCATCACTAGAAGAACAATATAAGGCATTAGAAGACATTCATATTTCCGCATTTGGCTCTGAACTAATTCGACAAATTCTTCTTCCTGAATTGCTCGGGAAAGAAACAGCAAACATTTTATACTGGGCTGGTAAAAGCTTGGCGCGCCGCTATCCGCTAGAAACAATGCCCGATATTATCGCATTTTTTGAAAAGGCCGGATGGGGAGCACTTTCCATTGTCGAAGAGCGCAGCGACGAGTTGCATGTCGAATTGACAGGCCCGATCATTACCGCGCGGTTCGCTCTTCACGAAAATTGTACGTTCCAGCTGGAAGCGGGCTTTCTCGCCCAGCAAATCGAGCACCAAAAGCGCCGCGTTGCCGAAGCGTTCGAACAGCAAAAGAAACGGGTTAATAAAGTACTAATCATTATTAAATGGGATCGCAAAGATGAAATAAATGGCTAA
- a CDS encoding succinate dehydrogenase cytochrome b558 subunit has product MAGNREFYYRRLHSLLGVIPVGIFLVQHLVVNHFATRGPEAFNRAASFMENLPFRYFLEIFVIFLPLLFHAIYGLYIAFTAKFNVGRYGYFRNWMFMLQRITGIITLIFVTWHVYETRVQAAFGADVNYEMMANIVDNPAMLTFYIVGILSTVFHFANGLWSFCVSWGLTVSPRSQQVFTYVTMIIFVALSIVGIRAILAFA; this is encoded by the coding sequence ATGGCAGGAAATCGCGAGTTTTATTACCGTCGGCTCCATTCACTGTTGGGAGTCATTCCAGTGGGGATCTTTTTAGTGCAACATTTAGTCGTAAACCATTTTGCGACAAGAGGACCGGAAGCGTTTAACCGCGCTGCTTCCTTTATGGAGAATTTACCGTTTCGTTATTTTTTAGAAATATTCGTCATTTTTCTTCCGTTGTTGTTCCACGCCATTTATGGGCTTTATATCGCTTTTACGGCGAAATTTAACGTGGGGCGTTACGGGTACTTCCGTAACTGGATGTTTATGTTGCAGCGAATCACCGGAATCATCACATTAATTTTTGTGACATGGCATGTATATGAAACTCGAGTGCAAGCCGCATTTGGAGCGGACGTAAATTATGAAATGATGGCGAATATCGTCGATAATCCGGCTATGCTTACATTTTATATTGTCGGAATTTTATCAACGGTGTTCCATTTTGCAAACGGTTTATGGTCCTTCTGTGTAAGCTGGGGGTTAACGGTGTCTCCTCGTTCACAACAAGTTTTTACATACGTGACAATGATCATTTTTGTCGCGCTTTCCATCGTCGGCATTCGTGCCATCTTAGCATTTGCTTAA
- the sdhA gene encoding succinate dehydrogenase flavoprotein subunit — translation MKKGKIIVVGGGLAGLMATIKIAEAGVPVELFSLVPVKRSHSVCAQGGINGAVNTKGEGDSPWEHFDDTVYGGDFLANQPPVKAMCEAAPGIIYMLDRMGVMFNRTPEGLLDFRRFGGTQHHRTAYAGATTGQQILYALDEQVRRHEVEGLVTKYEGWEFLGVVLDDEQICRGIVAQDLRSMEIKAFPADAVIMATGGPGVIFGKSTNSIINTGSAASIVYQQGAYYANGEFIQIHPTAIPGDDKLRLMSESARGEGGRVWTYKDGKPWYFLEEKYPAYGNLVPRDIAAREIFHVCVDLKLGINGENMVYLDLSHKDPKELDVKLGGIIEIYEKFMGEDPRKVPMKVFPAVHYSMGGLWVDYDQMTNIKGLFAAGECDYSIHGANRLGANSLLSAIYGGMVAGPNAVRYIRGLEKSADAMPSSLYDRYVKQEEERWNNILSMDGTENAYVLHKELGEWMTANVTIVRYNDKLLKTDEKIQELLERYKNISVTDTSKWSNQGATFIRQLYNMLQLARVITLGAYNRNESRGAHYKPEFPERNDEEWLKTTMARYTPDGPAFHYEDVDVSLIKPRKRDYTKKKEEVK, via the coding sequence ATGAAAAAAGGAAAAATCATCGTAGTTGGTGGCGGTCTAGCTGGACTAATGGCAACGATTAAAATCGCGGAAGCAGGCGTGCCTGTTGAGTTATTTTCTCTTGTGCCTGTAAAGCGGTCTCACTCTGTCTGTGCGCAAGGTGGGATTAACGGCGCGGTTAACACGAAAGGGGAAGGCGATTCTCCTTGGGAACATTTTGACGATACCGTATATGGCGGCGACTTTTTAGCAAACCAGCCTCCGGTAAAAGCGATGTGCGAGGCGGCTCCGGGTATCATTTATATGCTTGACCGCATGGGAGTCATGTTTAACCGTACTCCTGAAGGGTTGCTTGATTTCCGGCGCTTTGGTGGAACGCAGCATCACCGCACTGCATACGCAGGAGCGACGACGGGGCAGCAAATACTATACGCGCTTGATGAACAAGTGCGTCGCCATGAAGTAGAGGGGCTTGTAACGAAATATGAAGGATGGGAGTTTTTAGGCGTTGTTTTAGATGATGAACAAATTTGCCGCGGAATTGTCGCGCAAGACTTGAGATCAATGGAAATTAAAGCGTTTCCTGCAGACGCGGTCATTATGGCGACAGGCGGGCCAGGAGTCATTTTTGGAAAATCGACGAACTCGATCATCAACACAGGTTCGGCGGCGTCTATTGTCTATCAACAAGGTGCTTATTACGCAAACGGAGAGTTTATCCAAATTCATCCGACGGCAATTCCGGGAGACGATAAATTGCGGTTGATGAGTGAGTCGGCCCGCGGGGAAGGCGGAAGAGTCTGGACATATAAAGATGGAAAACCTTGGTATTTCCTTGAAGAAAAATACCCGGCTTACGGAAACCTTGTGCCTCGTGATATCGCAGCGAGAGAAATTTTCCACGTTTGCGTTGACTTGAAGCTCGGTATCAACGGGGAAAACATGGTATATCTTGACCTTTCCCATAAAGATCCGAAGGAACTAGACGTAAAACTCGGCGGTATTATTGAAATTTACGAGAAATTTATGGGCGAAGATCCTCGCAAAGTGCCGATGAAAGTGTTCCCAGCTGTACACTACTCGATGGGCGGCTTATGGGTCGATTATGACCAAATGACAAACATTAAAGGGCTGTTTGCTGCTGGCGAATGCGATTACTCCATTCACGGCGCTAACCGTCTTGGAGCGAACTCCTTATTATCAGCGATTTACGGTGGTATGGTTGCCGGGCCAAACGCGGTCAGATACATTCGCGGTTTGGAAAAATCGGCAGACGCAATGCCGTCATCGCTATACGATCGCTACGTCAAACAAGAAGAAGAACGCTGGAACAACATTTTATCGATGGATGGAACAGAGAACGCTTACGTGTTGCATAAAGAGCTTGGTGAATGGATGACAGCAAACGTGACAATCGTCCGCTACAACGACAAGTTGCTGAAGACTGATGAAAAAATTCAAGAATTGCTTGAACGCTATAAAAATATCAGCGTAACGGATACATCGAAATGGAGCAACCAAGGAGCGACATTTATCCGTCAATTGTACAATATGCTTCAACTAGCGCGGGTCATCACGCTGGGCGCTTACAATCGTAACGAAAGCCGCGGCGCGCACTATAAACCGGAGTTCCCAGAGCGCAATGACGAAGAGTGGCTCAAAACGACGATGGCGCGTTATACTCCGGATGGACCGGCGTTCCACTATGAAGATGTTGATGTATCGTTAATTAAGCCACGCAAACGCGACTACACGAAAAAGAAAGAGGAAGTGAAGTAA
- the sdhB gene encoding succinate dehydrogenase iron-sulfur subunit gives MSEKKTIRLIITRQDRPDSAPYEEEFEIPYRPNMNVISALMEIRRNPVNAKGQKTTPVVWEMNCLEEVCGACSMVINGKPRQACTALIDKLEQPIRLEPMRTFPVVRDLQVDRSRMFDSLKKVKAWIPIDGTYDLGPGPRMPERKRQWAYELSKCMTCGVCLEACPNVNSKSNFIGPAPLSQVRLFNAHPTGAMHKAERMKAIMGDGGLANCGNSQNCVQACPKGIPLTTSIAALNREATIQMFRNFFGSDEV, from the coding sequence ATGAGCGAGAAAAAAACGATCCGACTCATTATAACACGTCAAGACCGTCCTGATTCTGCGCCATACGAAGAAGAGTTTGAAATTCCGTATCGCCCGAATATGAATGTCATTTCCGCGCTGATGGAAATTCGCCGCAATCCGGTGAACGCAAAAGGGCAAAAAACGACCCCAGTTGTATGGGAAATGAACTGTCTTGAGGAAGTATGCGGCGCTTGTTCGATGGTCATTAACGGCAAACCGCGGCAAGCATGTACGGCGTTAATTGATAAATTAGAGCAGCCAATCCGTTTGGAACCGATGCGCACGTTCCCGGTAGTGCGCGACTTGCAAGTAGACCGCAGCCGTATGTTTGATTCGTTGAAAAAAGTAAAAGCATGGATTCCGATTGACGGAACGTACGACTTAGGTCCTGGTCCGCGTATGCCAGAACGGAAACGCCAATGGGCATATGAGCTCTCCAAATGTATGACGTGCGGCGTATGTTTAGAAGCATGCCCAAACGTCAACAGCAAATCGAACTTTATCGGTCCTGCGCCGCTTTCCCAAGTGCGCCTATTTAACGCACATCCGACAGGCGCGATGCATAAAGCGGAACGGATGAAAGCGATCATGGGAGACGGCGGTTTGGCGAACTGCGGCAACTCGCAAAACTGTGTGCAGGCTTGTCCAAAAGGAATTCCGTTAACGACTTCGATCGCTGCGCTAAACCGCGAAGCGACTATTCAGATGTTCCGCAACTTCTTTGGCAGCGATGAAGTATAA
- a CDS encoding response regulator transcription factor, giving the protein MKDKSFQPKPLLTKREREVFELLVQDKTTKEIARELFISEKTVRNHISNAMQKLGVKGRSQAVIELLRMGELEL; this is encoded by the coding sequence TTGAAGGATAAATCATTTCAACCGAAGCCGTTGCTAACGAAAAGAGAGAGAGAGGTATTTGAATTATTAGTTCAGGATAAGACGACAAAAGAAATTGCTAGAGAACTGTTTATTAGTGAAAAAACGGTTCGTAACCACATTTCGAATGCAATGCAAAAACTTGGGGTAAAGGGGCGATCCCAAGCGGTCATTGAATTGCTTCGAATGGGGGAGCTTGAACTATAA
- a CDS encoding MarR family transcriptional regulator gives MPFHLDEKAVAELEKLLRYIAVILKQRGREILTQYPITPPQFVALQWLLEEGDLTIGELSNKMYLACSTTTDLVDRMERNGLVARVKDRHDRRVVRIHLLKEGERIIEEVIKKRQHDLAQVLQSFSDEEIVFLEKCLRKLHQEMKKE, from the coding sequence ATGCCGTTCCACTTGGATGAAAAGGCGGTTGCCGAACTCGAAAAGCTGCTTCGCTATATTGCCGTGATTTTAAAACAACGAGGCCGCGAAATTTTAACGCAGTATCCGATTACACCGCCGCAATTCGTTGCGTTGCAGTGGCTGTTGGAAGAAGGGGACTTGACGATTGGCGAATTATCGAACAAAATGTATTTGGCGTGCAGCACAACAACAGATTTAGTAGACCGGATGGAAAGAAACGGACTCGTTGCTAGAGTAAAGGACCGGCATGATCGGCGAGTCGTGCGCATTCATCTTCTTAAAGAAGGTGAGCGAATTATCGAGGAAGTGATTAAAAAGCGCCAACACGACTTGGCGCAAGTGCTGCAAAGTTTTTCCGATGAAGAAATTGTCTTTTTAGAGAAATGTTTACGAAAATTACATCAAGAAATGAAAAAAGAATGA
- the racE gene encoding glutamate racemase — protein MERAIGVIDSGVGGLTVAKEIMRQLPKERIIYLGDTARCPYGPRPEEEIRQFTWEMTNYLLQYNIKMLVIACNTATAVVLDEIRGQLDIPVLGVVHPGARAALKATKNGHIGVIGTIGTVKSGAYEKALKSINPRVYVESLACPKFVPLVESGNFEGEEAKKIVAESLEPFKSSNMDVLILGCTHYPLLSPLIREYMGKRVKLICSGDETAREVSAILHHSHLLYTGQRAAEHLFFTTGSKELFQKIASKWFGKPIERVQTIEL, from the coding sequence TTGGAAAGAGCAATTGGTGTTATTGACTCAGGAGTTGGCGGATTAACTGTTGCAAAAGAAATCATGCGACAATTGCCGAAAGAACGGATTATTTATCTTGGAGATACGGCGCGTTGCCCGTACGGACCACGCCCAGAAGAAGAAATTCGTCAATTTACATGGGAAATGACGAATTATTTATTGCAGTATAATATTAAAATGCTTGTTATTGCTTGTAATACGGCAACAGCCGTTGTATTAGACGAAATTCGGGGGCAGCTCGACATCCCGGTATTAGGCGTGGTACATCCCGGAGCTCGTGCGGCGCTAAAAGCAACGAAGAACGGTCATATCGGCGTGATTGGTACGATTGGCACGGTAAAGAGCGGCGCGTATGAAAAGGCGCTAAAGTCCATTAACCCTCGAGTTTATGTAGAAAGTTTGGCGTGCCCAAAATTCGTTCCGCTTGTAGAAAGCGGAAACTTCGAAGGGGAAGAAGCAAAGAAAATAGTTGCCGAATCGCTTGAGCCGTTTAAGTCAAGCAATATGGATGTCCTTATTTTAGGATGCACTCACTACCCTTTGTTAAGTCCCCTTATTCGGGAGTATATGGGAAAACGTGTCAAACTTATTTGCTCCGGCGATGAAACGGCGCGTGAAGTTAGCGCGATTTTGCATCATAGCCATCTTCTTTATACAGGGCAACGAGCGGCAGAACATTTGTTTTTTACCACGGGGTCGAAGGAGCTGTTCCAAAAAATTGCTTCGAAATGGTTTGGAAAGCCGATAGAACGCGTTCAAACGATTGAATTATAA